Proteins found in one Triticum urartu cultivar G1812 chromosome 4, Tu2.1, whole genome shotgun sequence genomic segment:
- the LOC125550765 gene encoding uncharacterized protein LOC125550765 — protein sequence MEDSQVLVHAEDSQALVHAEDSRALVHAEDSRALVNAEDTQALVQAEDNQVLVQVEDGDVLVEGDEDQILLEPEKDPVPREQFLFIGQEFTNVDTCRSAIKDMAVALHFQLRVVKSDRSRFIAKCNTEGCPWRVHVAKCHGVPTFTVRTLQGEHTCEGVQDLHHQQATVNWVARSVEARLRDNPQIKPKEILQDIRDQHGVAVSYMQAWRGKERSMAAVHGTLEDGYRLLPAYCDQIGKTNPGSVAVYKGAGPENSFQRLFVSFHASIYGFLNACRPLLEIDKADLKGKYLGTLLCASAVDADHMMFPVAFGVVDSESDENWMWFISELRKMLGVNTDKMPVFTIISERQPQVVEAVEVNFPTAFHGFCLRYVSENFREEFKSPKLLNLFWSAVYALTTAEFDSKVKDMMQVQDVMPWFQNFPPNLWAVAYFEGIRYGHFSLAITEILYNWALECHELPIVQTVEYIRHQLTCWFTERQNLALSLNSVLVPSAEKLISESISDSRCYQVLRANKVEFEIVSSERTNIVDTQTRFCSCRRWQIYGIPCAHAAAALLSCGEDPRLYAHDCFSVMKYRETYSQRIYPIPDRIHWSNSSSGPRGLYKSDMILRPPKIRRPPGRPKMKILKMESLKRPKRIVQCGRCHLLGHSQKKCSLRS from the coding sequence ATGGAGGACAGCCAGGTATTAGTTCATGCGGAAGACAGTCAGGCTTTAGTTCATGCCGAAGACAGCCGGGCTTTAGTTCATGCGGAAGACAGTCGGGCTTTAGTTAATGCGGAAGACACCCAGGCTTTAGTTCAGGCCGAGGACAATCAGGTTTTAGTTCAGGTGGAAGATGGCGATGTTCTAGTTGAGGGGGATGAAGACCAGATTTTACTCGAGCCAGAGAAGGACCCTGTACCGCGTGAGCAATTCCTTTTCATTGGTCAAGAGTTTACCAATGTTGACACTTGCCGGAGTGCCATCAAGGATATGGCTGTTGCTCTGCATTTCCAGCTCCGCGTCGTGAAATCAGATCGTAGCCGATTCATTGCCAAATGCAACACAGAAGGATGCCCGTGGCGTGTGCATGTGGCCAAGTGCCACGGTGTTCCAACTTTCACGGTCCGGACATTGCAAGGAGAGCACACATGTGAGGGTGTTCAGGACCTACATCATCAGCAGGCTACTGTTAACTGGGTGGCTAGGTCTGTTGAGGCAAGGCTAAGAGATAATCCGCAGATTAAGCCAAAAGAGATATTGCAGGATATTCGGGACCAGCATGGGGTTGCTGTGTCTTATATGCAGGCATGGCGCGGAAAGGAGAGAAGCATGGCTGCTGTTCATGGTACCCTTGAGGATGGATATCGCCTTCTTCCTGCATACTGTGACCAGATTGGAAAGACAAATCCTGGTAGCGTTGCAGTATACAAAGGGGCTGGGCCAGAGAATTCCTTCCAACGGCTCTTTGTTTCATTTCATGCATCTATTTATGGTTTCTTAAATGCGTGTAGACCCCTTTTGGAAATTGACAAGGCAGATCTAAAGGGCAAGTATCTTGGGACATTGCTATGTGCTTCGGCTGTTGATGCTGATCACATGATGTTCCCTGTAGCATTTGGTGTTGTTGATTCTGAAAGTGATGAGAACTGGATGTGGTTTATTTCAGAACTGAGGAAGATGCTTGGTGTTAACACAGATAAGATGcctgtcttcacaataatctctGAGAGACAACCACAGGTGGTTGAAGCGGTCGAGGTCAACTTCCCAACTGCTTTTCATGGATTTTGCTTGAGATACGTGAGTGAGAATTTCCGCGAGGAGTTCAAGAGTCCTAAACTTCTGAACCTTTTCTGGAGTGCCGTTTATGCTCTCACAACAGCAGAATTTGATTCAAAGGTAAAAGATATGATGCAAGTTCAAGATGTCATGCCATGGTTCCAGAATTTTCCACCAAACCTCTGGGCAGTTGCTTACTTTGAGGGTATCAGATATGGCCATTTTAGTCTTGCGATAACTGAGATATTATATAACTGGGCCCTGGAGTGTCATGAGCTTCCCATTGTGCAAACTGTTGAATACATCAGGCACCAACTAACCTGCTGGTTTACTGAACGTCAGAACTTGGCCCTATCCCTTAACTCAGTTCTTGTTCCATCTGCTGAGAAACTTATTTCTGAATCCATTTCTGATTCAAGATGTTATCAAGTACTCAGAGCAAACAAGGTGGAGTTTGAGATCGTGTCATCTGAGCGAACAAACATTGTGGATACTCAAACCAGGTTCTGCTCGTGCCGTCGCTGGCAAATTTATGGTATTCCATGTGCACATGCTGCTGCTGCACTACTTTCATGTGGTGAAGATCCTCGCCTGTATGCACATGATTGCTTTAGTGTAATGAAGTATAGGGAAACTTACTCTCAGCGGATCTATCCAATTCCAGACAGGATCCACTGGAGCAATTCGTCCTCTGGGCCGCGAGGCCTATACAAATCAGACATGATACTTCGCCCACCAAAGATCCGAAGGCCTCCTGGCCGTCCCAAAATGAAGATTCTCAAGATGGAAAGCTTGAAACGGCCGAAACGGATCGTTCAGTGTGGCCGGTGTCATCTTCTTGGGCATTCTCAGAAAAAGTGTTCATTACGAAGCTGA
- the LOC125553588 gene encoding early nodulin-20-like — MTTRTQPPLPTGPAQAHRRQRAASHSSSSSSSSSFSTASSAASSPSPSPRTTSIPFSWEHHPGIPKSHSFLRGAAGPAASPSPPLPLPPPIRAPPSRRRANRSAPGAPGAAAADPFAAALAECTRERTNAIDIDALFPPKPASAVRAGPRRWSIATGGVVGLLDLYGCKNAMGVAEGAFVVRRPVVAVGRAGQGRAGRPGKR; from the coding sequence ATGACGACCCGGACGCAACCACCACTGCCGACGGGGCCGGCCCAGGCTCACCGGCGCCAGCGCGCGGCCTCCCactcgtcgtcgtcctcctcgtcgtcgtctttcTCCAcggcctcctccgccgcctcctcgccgtcGCCCTCCCCGCGCACCACCTCCATCCCCTTCTCCTGGGAGCACCACCCGGGCATCCCCAAGAGCCACTCCTTCCTCCGCGGCGCCGCGGGCCCTGCCGCCTCCCCGTCCCCGCCGCTCCCGCTCCCGCCGCCGATCCGCGCGCCGCCCTCCCGACGCCGCGCCAACCGATCGGCGCCGGGCGctcccggcgccgccgccgccgaccccttTGCCGCCGCGCTGGCAGAGTGCACCAGGGAGCGCACCAACGCCATCGACATCGACGCGCTGTTTCCTCCGAAGCCGGCGTCGGCCGTCCGCGCCGGGCCGCGGCGGTGGTCCATCGCCACTGGCGGGGTGGTAGGGTTGCTGGACCTGTACGGCTGCAAGAACGCCATGGGCGTCGCCGAGGGCGCCTTCGTCGTACGCCGACCGGTGGTGGCCGTCGGGCGGGCGGGCCAGGGCCGTGCTGGCCGGCCCGGCAAGAGATAA